In Gaiellales bacterium, the genomic window ACCTTGCCCGTCGCGGTGGCGTGCGCGACGCTCGGGCGGCCGACCCGTGCCACGCTCGCAACGGACTGGCGACTGGCGACGAAGTCGACCGTGACCGCCTCCCGCTCGCCGCCGATCGACAGGGTCGCCGTCTCGCCGGTCGCCTCCTCGAGCGCCGCGAGATGCGGCCGCGCGAGGGCGCGCAGATCGAGGCTCGACATCATGTGGTTGGCCAGGCGGATCAGGTGCGGTCCGAGCCGGTAGCGCCCGGAATCCGGCAGGTGCTCGACGTACCCGCCTGCCACGAGCGTCGAGAGCAGGCGCGAGACGGTGCTTGCGTTGATGCCCGTGCGCCGGGAGATCTCGTTCGTGCCAACCTCGCCGGGGATCTCCAGGAAGGCGTCGAGCACGCGGAGCGCCCGCTCCACCGCCTCGAGGCGCCGCTCTGCCGGTCGTCCGGTGGGTGGCATGCGCCTATTCTCGCGCAGCCGGCGGCGGCGCGTGGCCTACGGGCCTTCGCCCACCACCCAGAGCAGGCAGCTGGCCCGCTTCCGGATCCGCTTGACGACCCGGCGGAAGAACTTGGGACGCAGGCGCGAACGGTCGGGCCCCAGCACGAGCAGCGCGGCGTCGCGCTCGCCGGCCACCTCGAGCAGCGCCTCCACCGGCCGGGGGCTTCGCACGCGCAGGTGCTCCACCTCGAGACCGAGCGCCACCGTCTGCTCGACCAGCCGGCGGATCGCCATGCGGTCGACGTCCTCCTCGAGGTCGGCGTAGCGCATCGCAATCGACTGCGGCCAGAACGGCACCTCGACCGCGTCGACGACGATCAGCTTGACCCCGCCTTCGAGCGCCGCCTGGATTGCCACGCGAGCGCAGTCCGGGTCGAACGGCACCGCGAGCGTTGCCAGCATCACCGGCCTGGTGCGTGGGCTCCCGCTGACCGGCGGTGCATCCGGGATCCGGGTGTGCTGGCGCAGCAACGGGCTCACTCCGCTGTCAGTTCCCAGCTCCGCGTCAGCTCATTCACCGCCCGGCGGTGTCGGCGGTGCACGAACGGCTTGATGTAGAGGAACCAGCCGACCAGCACCACGCCGAGACCGGCGAGCGTGGGGATGAACTGCCGCGTGATGGCGACCGCGAGCACGACCAGCGCGAGCACCGCGACGACGCCGAGGTTGGCGTAGCGGTAGCGCCGGTCGAGCGCCGCGATGGCCGCATACTCCGCCGCGGGGATCTGCGTCGTGTCGTACGTCCGGCCGCACGCCGAGCACGTCCATGAGTCGCCGTAGCCGGCTCGCCCCTCGGCGCCGCAATCACAGCGCAGCGTGATGGACGGCGACCCCATGCCGCGCATCTTCCTCCATACGGACGCCCCGCTGCAACCGGAGCCACGACGAGTGTGCAAACGCACCCATGTGGCGTCCGGCGCGTGGAGGAAGATCCGCTTGACCACTCAACGTGGATCCTGTTTCCTAGTCGTCCCTTCCCGTCCGTCTTCCCTGGAGGTGCGCATGGCTACGGCTGTTGTCGAGGAACGGGAGCTCCTCAAGACGATCAGCTGGTTCGACGGGTTCGTCGTGGCGCTCGCCAACCCGAGCTTCCTCATCACGGGCCTGGGCGGCTCGGCACTGTCGCTGGGCGGCTGGTGGGCGGTGATCCTGTGGACCGCGTCCGTGCTGCTCGGCGCGCTGCACAACTACATCTACTCCGAAACGGCGGCGATGTTCCCGAAGCTCTCGGGCGGCATCGCGATCTACGCGCACGAGGCATGGAAACGCTACTTCTCGTTCGTCGGCCCGGTCGCGGCGTTCGGCTACTGGATCGGCTGGTCCGTGGTGCTCTCGGCCACCGGCGTCGTCGTCGGCTTCCTCATCCAGGCGCAGTTCTACACCTCGTCGGCGACCTCGGGATTCTGGACGGCGGACGCGAGGCACTTCCTCGGGATCCCCTTCTACTGGTCCTTCCCGATCGCGCTGACGTCGGTGATCATCATCATCATCTGGGCGTTCAACGTGTCGGGCATGCGTCCGGCGGTGTGGGTCGGGTACATCACCGGAGCTCTGCTCCTGATCCCGCTCGCCGTGATCATGTTCCTGCCCTATCTCACCGGTGACTGGCACAGCTCGAACCTGCACAACACGCTGAGCGCAAACGCCCACGGGC contains:
- a CDS encoding IclR family transcriptional regulator; the protein is MPPTGRPAERRLEAVERALRVLDAFLEIPGEVGTNEISRRTGINASTVSRLLSTLVAGGYVEHLPDSGRYRLGPHLIRLANHMMSSLDLRALARPHLAALEEATGETATLSIGGEREAVTVDFVASRQSVASVARVGRPSVAHATATGKVMLAFAPAPLPDGDLERFTDRTMVDRKALKAEIAQVRNQGWAQGVKEREVDLNALAAPVFGANGALAAILGVQGPAGRFGRKKRDAALPVLLERARALSASLGYNEPVQ
- a CDS encoding universal stress protein; translation: MSPLLRQHTRIPDAPPVSGSPRTRPVMLATLAVPFDPDCARVAIQAALEGGVKLIVVDAVEVPFWPQSIAMRYADLEEDVDRMAIRRLVEQTVALGLEVEHLRVRSPRPVEALLEVAGERDAALLVLGPDRSRLRPKFFRRVVKRIRKRASCLLWVVGEGP